The proteins below are encoded in one region of Triticum aestivum cultivar Chinese Spring chromosome 1B, IWGSC CS RefSeq v2.1, whole genome shotgun sequence:
- the LOC123078924 gene encoding uncharacterized protein At5g19025 → AAAASPPPAAAAAAMAPSSSRSHSHSGGGGGGHVSLSLSPSSCRHTPSSATLDLLILLLVLFSLAFLLASSLAHVSRSLSPLLASPPAAAALASAAAALPYFAAGLPYVAAAAVLATAAFLSCRRLPRRRCRNPRCRGLRKALEFDVQLQSEEAVRAGGGSTVGGADAAMWREIETLPWKGGQSGNNPDYECLRAELRRMAPPNGRAVLLFRNRCGCPVAKLEGWGTPKSKRRNKKGTQGSSLDGGVR, encoded by the coding sequence gccgccgccgccagcccgccccccgccgccgcggccgcagccATGGCGCCGTCCTCCTCCCGCTCCCACTCCCActccggcggcgggggcggcggccacgtctccctctccctctcgccttCCTCCTGCAGGCACACCCCCTCCTCGGCCACGCTCGATCTCCTCATCCTCCTGCTCGTGCTCTtctccctcgccttcctcctcgcctcCTCGCTCGCCCACGTCTCGCGCTCGCTCTCCCCGCTCCTcgcgtcgccgcccgccgccgcggcgctggcctccgccgccgcggccctgccCTACTTCGCTGCCGGCCTCCcctacgtcgccgccgccgcggtgcTCGCCACGGCCGCCTTCCTGTCCTGCCgacgcctccctcgccgccgctgccgcaaccCGCGCTGCCGCGGGCTTCGGAAGGCGCTCGAGTTCGATGTCCAGCTCCAGAGCGAGGAGGCCGTGCGGGCTGGCGGCGGGAGCACCGTTGGCGGCGCCGACGCCGCCATGTGGCGCGAGATCGAGACCTTGCCGTGGAAAGGGGGGCAGAGCGGGAACAATCCGGACTATGAGTGCCTTCGCGCAGAGCTCCGCCGGATGGCGCCGCCCAACGGCCGCGCTGTCCTGCTCTTCCGCAACCGTTGTGGCTGCCCGGTGGCCAAGCTCGAGGGCTGGGGCACCCCCAAAAGCAAGCGTCGGAATAAGAA